One genomic window of Halorubrum hochsteinianum includes the following:
- a CDS encoding NosD domain-containing protein: protein MAVFDPDSARSRRVRLAAAGLIAVAAVVTAGAFAADPSESVPEPVRFDDTVELGLSSETDALMAGDATLPRVQVFYSQLQYVVGYNGIGPFVESRLDGRTERQFGYPLVAYVETFDHRSPGTTQSGLFSASGAGGWVPVSAARYVVGSDARSPSGDVVVPFREREAAAAFAADHGGSVVGWEVVRTRSFDVDSAATVRSLAPERWRTADERLAAAERRADRPVSVVVGEDAPTVDAAVAAAPPDTTVRVPPGTYEETVTVNRSVTVAGAGSGGGQNDDGVTRVVGNGTGSVITVRASDAALMGLRVAGTGNQTRDPEAARESRGPEGEAWDTNIQLGYGHGDAGIKAVGAPGLVVDDVAVDTNASGLLLREGSHATASGLVVDGTDEWQEGFMGITGMESRVTVTDSRFQGGRDGIYLHRADGSVVRNSTFADNRYGTHLMYTGDALVADNDFRDELFAGVTVMTRPAGNAIVGNEVRNSSAGIQASGTRTYVGYNTLVGNELGFSTSARGSLYEHNVVVDNELGARATTVVPSSRVVANDFVGNDDHATAGAGALRVWADGDRGNYWEGANAGPYADGERAYRPTSPVDGALHRHASAAAVRESPAARLLDALRGTVPGARSGSIVDPSPAAEPHHPERTDAAARGNAGARRAIRADWRSANGSEWDAVATAGGSA from the coding sequence GTGGCAGTTTTTGACCCCGACTCCGCCCGGTCGCGTCGCGTCCGCCTCGCGGCCGCCGGCCTGATCGCAGTCGCCGCGGTCGTGACCGCCGGCGCGTTCGCCGCCGATCCGAGCGAGTCGGTCCCCGAGCCGGTGCGGTTCGACGACACCGTCGAACTCGGGCTCTCCTCGGAGACGGACGCGCTGATGGCCGGCGACGCGACCCTTCCCCGGGTCCAGGTGTTCTATTCGCAACTCCAGTACGTCGTCGGCTACAACGGGATCGGCCCGTTCGTCGAGAGCCGGCTGGACGGGCGGACTGAGCGGCAGTTCGGCTACCCGCTGGTCGCGTACGTAGAGACGTTCGACCACAGGAGCCCGGGCACGACTCAGTCCGGACTGTTCTCGGCCAGCGGGGCGGGCGGGTGGGTCCCGGTCTCGGCGGCTCGGTACGTCGTCGGGAGCGACGCCAGATCCCCGTCGGGCGACGTCGTCGTTCCGTTCCGGGAGCGCGAGGCCGCGGCGGCGTTCGCCGCCGACCACGGCGGCTCGGTCGTCGGCTGGGAGGTGGTCCGGACCCGGTCGTTCGACGTCGACTCCGCGGCGACCGTCCGCTCGCTCGCGCCGGAGCGGTGGCGGACGGCGGACGAGCGGCTCGCGGCGGCCGAGCGGCGCGCGGACCGCCCGGTGTCCGTCGTCGTCGGCGAGGACGCCCCGACCGTCGACGCCGCGGTCGCGGCCGCGCCGCCGGACACCACGGTCCGTGTTCCGCCCGGGACCTACGAGGAGACCGTGACCGTGAACCGGTCCGTGACGGTCGCGGGCGCGGGATCCGGCGGGGGACAGAACGACGACGGTGTGACCCGCGTCGTCGGGAACGGGACCGGATCGGTGATCACCGTCCGCGCATCCGACGCCGCTCTCATGGGGCTGCGGGTCGCGGGCACCGGGAACCAGACTCGCGACCCGGAAGCGGCCCGCGAGTCCCGCGGCCCCGAGGGCGAGGCGTGGGACACGAACATCCAGCTCGGCTACGGTCACGGCGACGCCGGGATCAAGGCGGTCGGCGCGCCCGGGCTCGTCGTCGACGACGTCGCCGTCGACACGAACGCGAGCGGGCTCCTGCTGCGGGAGGGATCGCACGCGACCGCGAGCGGGCTCGTCGTCGACGGGACCGACGAGTGGCAGGAGGGGTTCATGGGGATCACCGGGATGGAGTCGCGCGTGACCGTCACTGACAGCCGGTTCCAGGGCGGCCGCGACGGTATCTACCTCCACCGCGCGGACGGCTCGGTCGTGCGGAACTCGACGTTCGCGGACAACCGATACGGGACGCACCTCATGTACACCGGCGACGCGCTCGTCGCGGACAACGACTTCCGGGACGAGCTGTTCGCCGGGGTCACGGTGATGACGCGGCCGGCGGGCAACGCGATCGTCGGCAACGAAGTCCGCAACTCGAGCGCGGGGATCCAGGCGTCGGGGACGCGGACGTACGTCGGTTACAACACGCTGGTCGGGAACGAACTCGGCTTCTCCACGAGTGCCCGCGGGTCGCTGTACGAGCACAACGTCGTCGTCGACAACGAACTCGGCGCGCGCGCGACGACCGTCGTTCCCTCGAGCCGCGTCGTCGCGAACGACTTCGTCGGCAACGACGACCACGCGACGGCGGGTGCCGGCGCGCTCCGCGTGTGGGCCGACGGCGACCGCGGGAACTACTGGGAGGGCGCGAACGCCGGCCCGTACGCCGACGGCGAGCGGGCGTACCGCCCCACGTCCCCGGTCGACGGCGCGCTCCACCGACACGCGAGCGCGGCCGCGGTCCGCGAGTCGCCGGCGGCGCGACTGCTCGACGCCCTCCGCGGAACCGTCCCCGGGGCCCGCTCCGGCAGCATCGTCGACCCGTCGCCCGCGGCGGAACCGCACCACCCCGAGCGGACCGATGCGGCCGCGCGGGGGAACGCCGGCGCTCGGAGGGCGATTCGGGCGGACTGGCGGTCCGCGAACGGGTCCGAGTGGGACGCCGTGGCGACGGCGGGGGGATCCGCGTGA
- a CDS encoding nitrous oxide reductase accessory protein NosL has product MTKDDPSSPVPVRPETVPRRRLLAGVAAAGAVAVAGCAGDGSNSADPVSIDDDRACDQCGMVIADHPGTVGQVHFEDDEPEGGRPAQFCSATCAYTYRFDAEDEGRTALATFLTDYSAVDQAVFEEGGDTMFSSHVESEAFGRETALTVVARSEVIGAMGPDLIPFSDEGDVDEFVAEYGGEAMPASDVDRATLEAL; this is encoded by the coding sequence ATGACGAAAGACGACCCGTCGAGTCCCGTGCCCGTCCGCCCCGAGACCGTCCCCCGACGACGCCTGCTCGCCGGGGTCGCGGCCGCCGGTGCGGTCGCCGTCGCCGGCTGCGCCGGGGACGGGTCGAACTCGGCCGATCCGGTCTCCATCGACGACGACCGGGCCTGCGACCAGTGCGGGATGGTCATCGCCGACCATCCCGGAACGGTCGGACAAGTCCACTTCGAGGACGACGAGCCGGAAGGGGGCCGCCCGGCGCAGTTCTGTAGCGCCACCTGTGCGTACACGTACCGCTTCGACGCCGAAGACGAGGGGCGGACCGCGCTCGCGACGTTCCTCACCGACTACTCGGCGGTCGATCAAGCGGTGTTTGAGGAGGGTGGCGACACGATGTTCTCCTCACACGTCGAGAGCGAGGCGTTCGGTCGCGAAACGGCCCTCACCGTCGTCGCACGCAGCGAGGTGATCGGTGCGATGGGACCCGACCTGATACCGTTCAGCGACGAGGGGGACGTCGACGAGTTCGTCGCGGAGTACGGCGGCGAGGCGATGCCCGCGAGCGACGTGGACCGCGCGACGCTGGAGGCGCTGTAA
- a CDS encoding DUF7344 domain-containing protein — protein MTAATTQVTEDDRSLSRDEIHDLLSNPRRRYALHILKRDDETADLSTLAEEVAAWENEKPVSEVTSNERHLVYTSIQQNHLPRLERAGVITEERGRVELTSEAEELDVYMDVVPGDSIPWAEYYLGLSAFSLALLAAVRVGVFPASVPDLAWGVVIAVLFTCSAAYHTYQNREMQLGRGEEPPDRRV, from the coding sequence ATGACGGCTGCTACGACGCAAGTGACCGAAGACGACCGTTCACTCTCTCGCGACGAGATTCACGACCTGCTGAGCAATCCGCGACGGCGGTACGCCCTTCATATACTGAAGCGGGACGACGAGACCGCAGATCTCTCGACGCTCGCCGAAGAGGTCGCGGCGTGGGAAAACGAGAAGCCGGTCTCGGAGGTCACCTCGAACGAGCGGCACCTCGTCTACACCTCCATACAGCAGAACCACCTCCCGCGGCTGGAGCGCGCCGGCGTCATCACCGAGGAGAGGGGGCGAGTCGAACTGACGAGCGAGGCGGAGGAACTCGACGTGTACATGGACGTGGTCCCCGGCGATTCGATCCCGTGGGCCGAGTACTACCTCGGTCTGTCCGCGTTCTCGCTGGCACTCCTCGCGGCCGTCCGGGTCGGCGTGTTTCCGGCGTCGGTGCCCGACCTCGCGTGGGGCGTCGTGATCGCGGTGCTGTTCACCTGTTCGGCCGCGTATCACACGTACCAGAACCGAGAGATGCAACTCGGCCGCGGTGAGGAACCGCCGGACCGAAGAGTCTGA
- a CDS encoding LamG domain-containing protein produces the protein MAIRSDRDADLSTSNDSEALLGVSGPETVVGYAGERVQLREITNRSDEPIDVSIDAPSAPLRDISAPDDIEPEESAWITATLDCPGEKEEVAFTIFADGETHRFEADRDVTVVDPRVSYWNPRQSTHKVTIDDWDDCNRPKNDGSPVSFADSRSRDRVFDYLYEKWKKHEREKKIEVGSDDSLNLDGEFTLSVWVLPGNRDGTGDAGGGDFGLGRLFSKWGSDQSEKSYQLFIGSGFDGSEQNTVFIEVGPDSLVNTDSTLDDGWNHVAWCHGSNDRVYINGEMVYEPTSSLPDPQDTQSPLLIGNGPDGDYQFRGALDNPQIHSIALSGDQVKRLYETSQDGSAGTLVPEPSQ, from the coding sequence GTGGCGATCCGCAGCGATCGGGACGCCGATCTCAGTACGTCGAACGACTCGGAGGCGCTACTGGGCGTCTCCGGACCGGAGACCGTCGTCGGATACGCGGGTGAAAGAGTACAACTACGAGAGATAACGAACCGGTCCGACGAGCCGATCGACGTGTCGATCGACGCGCCGAGTGCGCCGCTGAGAGACATCTCTGCCCCCGACGACATCGAACCGGAAGAGTCCGCGTGGATCACGGCGACCCTGGATTGCCCGGGAGAGAAGGAGGAAGTCGCCTTCACGATCTTTGCCGACGGCGAAACACACCGCTTCGAGGCCGACCGTGACGTTACCGTAGTTGACCCGCGTGTCTCCTACTGGAACCCCCGCCAGAGTACGCATAAAGTTACGATAGATGACTGGGACGACTGTAATCGACCGAAGAACGATGGAAGCCCGGTGTCTTTCGCAGACTCTCGGTCACGAGATCGAGTGTTTGATTATCTCTACGAAAAGTGGAAAAAGCACGAAAGAGAGAAAAAAATCGAAGTCGGAAGCGACGACTCGCTGAATTTGGACGGTGAGTTCACGCTTTCCGTCTGGGTTCTTCCGGGCAACAGAGACGGTACCGGTGACGCTGGGGGCGGTGACTTCGGTCTGGGGCGACTGTTCAGTAAGTGGGGTAGCGACCAAAGCGAGAAAAGCTATCAGCTCTTCATCGGGAGCGGTTTCGACGGATCCGAGCAGAACACCGTCTTCATCGAAGTCGGCCCCGATTCGCTGGTAAACACTGACAGTACGCTCGACGATGGGTGGAATCACGTCGCCTGGTGTCACGGATCGAACGACCGCGTGTACATCAACGGTGAAATGGTGTACGAGCCGACGTCGTCGCTGCCGGATCCGCAAGACACCCAGAGCCCCCTGCTGATCGGTAACGGGCCGGACGGGGACTACCAGTTCAGGGGTGCGCTGGACAACCCGCAGATTCACTCCATTGCGCTTTCGGGCGATCAGGTGAAGCGGTTGTACGAGACGAGTCAGGACGGAAGCGCGGGCACGCTCGTCCCGGAGCCCTCCCAGTAG
- a CDS encoding signal peptidase I: MSRETARDAFAVVSVLVVVSIVAGQLAGQPVFLGYVTSGSMEPTLEAGDGFVAVPAAVSGPVDEGDVVVFEAIELQGGGLTTHRVVGETAGGYVTRGDNNPFRDQEGDEPVVTEDRIVATALQLNGQVVRIPGLGSGIEAVRNAAENAETTAAESLGFDATVGSRGISGLFVSLGLALLLVVFVDDLRSSRRRNRTRDRSRADGEVGGRRIVLALALLILLPANAAMIASTGTQQVTIDEDATSVETESGEMAEANLMAENDGLIAMLVILETSHPEADISPNELAVPRDESATATMTVTAPPSGEQTVVTMSEHRYFLVAPPSLIARLHSIHPLASVAAFNLLGLGTIATIVGAIFGFGNRRVRERRRDVSLARWIKRLIR; this comes from the coding sequence ATGTCACGGGAGACGGCAAGGGACGCGTTCGCCGTCGTCTCCGTGCTCGTCGTTGTCAGCATCGTGGCCGGTCAGCTCGCCGGGCAACCGGTCTTTCTTGGGTACGTCACCTCCGGCAGCATGGAGCCGACCCTAGAGGCCGGCGACGGGTTCGTCGCCGTGCCGGCGGCGGTGTCGGGACCCGTCGACGAGGGCGACGTCGTCGTCTTCGAGGCAATTGAGCTTCAGGGCGGCGGGCTCACGACTCACCGGGTCGTCGGTGAGACCGCCGGAGGCTACGTCACGAGGGGAGACAACAACCCGTTCCGGGACCAGGAGGGTGACGAGCCGGTGGTGACGGAGGACCGGATCGTCGCGACCGCGCTGCAACTGAACGGACAGGTGGTTCGGATCCCGGGACTCGGGAGCGGGATCGAGGCCGTTCGGAACGCGGCCGAAAACGCGGAAACCACCGCCGCAGAGTCGCTCGGGTTCGACGCCACGGTGGGATCGCGGGGGATCAGCGGTCTGTTCGTCTCGCTCGGGCTGGCGTTACTGCTGGTCGTGTTCGTCGACGACCTGCGGAGTAGCCGCCGGCGGAACCGCACACGTGACCGTTCGCGAGCGGACGGGGAAGTCGGCGGGCGTCGGATCGTGCTGGCGCTCGCGCTGTTGATACTCCTGCCCGCCAACGCCGCGATGATCGCGTCGACCGGAACACAGCAGGTGACGATCGACGAGGACGCGACGTCCGTGGAGACCGAGTCGGGTGAGATGGCGGAGGCCAACCTGATGGCCGAGAACGACGGCCTCATCGCGATGCTCGTCATCCTCGAGACGAGCCATCCGGAGGCGGATATCTCGCCGAACGAGTTGGCCGTTCCTCGCGACGAATCGGCGACGGCGACGATGACGGTGACCGCCCCGCCTTCCGGAGAACAAACGGTGGTTACGATGTCTGAGCACCGGTACTTCCTCGTGGCCCCGCCGTCGCTGATCGCCCGACTCCACTCGATCCATCCGCTCGCTTCTGTCGCGGCGTTCAATCTCTTGGGACTCGGAACTATCGCCACGATCGTCGGTGCGATCTTCGGATTCGGCAACAGGCGAGTTCGGGAACGTCGCCGCGACGTCTCGCTCGCTCGATGGATCAAGCGACTTATCCGGTAA
- the carB gene encoding carbamoyl-phosphate synthase large subunit, whose protein sequence is MSEDRTILLIGSGPIQIGQAAEFDYSGAQACRALQEEGARVVLVNSNPATIMTDPETADRVYIEPITPEAIAEVVRIEEPDGVIAGLGGQTGLNVTAELAEEGILDEYDVDVMGTPLDTIYATEDRDLFRQRMEGLGQPVPKSTTISLDEDESVTDFDEAAFRERVQSAVDDVGGLPVIARTTYTLGGSGSGVVDEFEELVERVRKGLRLSRNSEVLITESIAGWVELEYEVMRDADDSCIIICNMENIDPMGIHTGESTVVTPSQVIPDDGHQEMRDAALEVIRDLGIQGGCNIQFAWHDDGTPGGEYRVVEVNPRVSRSSALASKATGYPIARVTAKVALGKRLHEIDNEITGETTAAFEPAIDYVVTKVPRWPIDKFDDVDFELGTAMKSTGEAMSIGRTFEESMVKALRSSEYDPAVDFEDVSDAELESEYLERPSPDRPYAMFEAFDRGYEVDDVIGLTGIHRWYVERFERIADGTAAAAEGDFTEAAMVGRTDAEIAATATAGGVDADVGEVESAVPDRTYKQVDTCAGEFEASTPYYYSARLPEFLRGADTAGAANEVRVDPDVESVVVVGGGPIRIGQGVEFDYCAVHAVRALRELGIDAHVINNNPETVSTDYDTSDGLFFEPISAEEVADVIETTGADGVMVQFGGQTSVNVGEPLQAEIERRGLDCEILGTSVEAMDLAEDRDRFNVLMDELGVAQPDGGTATSEAEALELAHDIGYPVLVRPSYVLGGRAMRVVEDDAELEEYIEEAVRVSPDKPILVDQFLDDAVELDVDAVADGEDVLLGGVMEHVESAGVHSGDSACMIPPRSLGDETLGRVREVTEDIARALDTVGLLNVQLAVTGVDDPEADSEVYVLEANPRSSRTVPFVSKATGVPIAKLAAKVMTDDLTLADLDVDEQIPEHRSVKEVVLPFDRLPGSDPRLGPEMKSTGEVMGTATSFGKAYDKAQDSTGKPIPESGTAVVDLSAEEFPDPGTEAGEALVSGYAEHFELSEATDLIEAAKRGDLDLIVSRQRDLLEVAVEEEITYFSTHASAKAALEALDHAGDDLDVMAVSDRPKRVADWGAAE, encoded by the coding sequence ATGAGCGAGGACCGGACGATTCTACTCATCGGCAGCGGACCGATACAGATCGGACAGGCGGCCGAGTTCGACTACTCCGGGGCGCAGGCGTGTCGCGCCCTTCAGGAGGAGGGCGCTCGCGTCGTCCTGGTGAACTCGAATCCGGCGACGATCATGACCGACCCGGAGACGGCCGACCGAGTGTACATCGAGCCGATCACGCCCGAGGCCATCGCGGAGGTCGTTCGGATCGAGGAGCCGGACGGCGTCATCGCCGGCCTCGGCGGACAGACCGGCCTCAACGTCACCGCGGAGCTCGCGGAGGAGGGGATTTTAGACGAGTACGACGTCGACGTGATGGGGACGCCGCTGGACACCATCTACGCGACGGAGGACCGCGACCTGTTCCGCCAGCGCATGGAGGGGCTCGGCCAGCCGGTGCCGAAGTCGACCACCATCTCCTTAGACGAGGACGAGTCGGTCACCGACTTCGACGAGGCGGCGTTCCGCGAGCGCGTCCAGTCGGCCGTCGACGACGTGGGCGGGCTCCCCGTCATCGCGCGGACGACGTACACCCTCGGCGGCTCCGGGTCGGGCGTCGTCGACGAGTTCGAGGAACTGGTCGAGCGCGTCCGCAAGGGGCTCCGCCTCTCGCGGAACAGCGAGGTGCTGATCACGGAGTCCATCGCGGGCTGGGTCGAACTGGAGTACGAGGTGATGCGGGACGCCGACGACTCCTGTATCATCATCTGTAACATGGAGAACATCGACCCGATGGGGATCCACACCGGCGAGTCGACGGTCGTCACGCCCTCGCAGGTGATACCCGACGACGGGCATCAGGAGATGCGCGACGCGGCGCTCGAAGTCATCCGCGACCTGGGCATTCAGGGCGGCTGTAACATCCAGTTCGCGTGGCACGACGACGGGACGCCCGGCGGCGAGTACCGCGTTGTCGAGGTGAACCCCCGCGTCTCCCGTTCCTCCGCGCTCGCGTCGAAGGCGACCGGCTACCCGATCGCCCGGGTCACCGCGAAGGTCGCGCTGGGCAAGCGGCTCCACGAGATCGACAACGAGATCACCGGCGAGACGACCGCCGCCTTCGAGCCGGCCATCGACTACGTGGTGACGAAGGTGCCGCGGTGGCCCATCGACAAGTTCGACGACGTGGACTTCGAGTTGGGCACGGCGATGAAGTCCACCGGCGAGGCGATGTCGATCGGCCGGACGTTCGAGGAGAGCATGGTGAAGGCGCTGCGCTCCTCCGAGTACGACCCCGCCGTCGACTTCGAGGACGTGTCCGACGCGGAACTGGAGTCGGAGTACCTCGAACGCCCCAGCCCGGACCGCCCGTACGCGATGTTCGAGGCGTTCGACCGCGGCTACGAGGTCGACGACGTGATCGGCCTCACCGGCATCCACCGCTGGTACGTCGAGCGCTTCGAGAGGATCGCCGACGGCACCGCCGCGGCGGCCGAGGGCGACTTCACCGAGGCGGCGATGGTGGGCCGCACCGACGCCGAGATCGCGGCGACCGCGACCGCCGGCGGCGTCGACGCCGACGTGGGAGAGGTCGAGAGCGCGGTGCCCGACCGCACGTACAAGCAGGTCGACACCTGCGCGGGCGAGTTCGAGGCCTCCACCCCGTACTACTACTCCGCGCGCCTACCGGAGTTCCTTCGGGGGGCCGACACCGCCGGCGCGGCGAACGAGGTCCGCGTCGACCCGGACGTCGAGAGCGTCGTGGTCGTCGGCGGCGGCCCGATCCGGATCGGGCAGGGCGTCGAGTTCGACTACTGCGCGGTCCACGCGGTGCGCGCGCTCCGCGAACTCGGCATCGACGCGCACGTGATCAACAACAACCCCGAGACGGTCTCGACCGACTACGACACCTCCGACGGACTCTTCTTCGAGCCCATCTCGGCCGAGGAGGTCGCCGACGTGATCGAGACGACCGGCGCGGACGGCGTGATGGTCCAGTTCGGCGGGCAGACCTCGGTCAACGTGGGCGAACCGCTTCAGGCAGAGATCGAGCGCCGCGGACTGGACTGCGAGATTCTGGGAACCAGCGTCGAGGCGATGGACCTCGCGGAGGACCGCGACCGGTTCAACGTCCTGATGGACGAGCTCGGCGTCGCCCAGCCCGACGGCGGCACCGCCACGAGCGAGGCGGAGGCGCTCGAACTCGCCCACGACATCGGCTATCCCGTCTTGGTGCGCCCCTCGTACGTCCTCGGCGGGCGCGCGATGCGGGTCGTCGAGGACGACGCGGAGCTTGAGGAGTACATCGAGGAGGCGGTCCGGGTCTCGCCGGACAAGCCGATCCTCGTCGACCAGTTCCTCGACGACGCGGTCGAACTGGACGTCGACGCCGTCGCGGACGGCGAGGACGTCCTGCTCGGCGGCGTGATGGAACACGTCGAGAGCGCGGGCGTCCACTCGGGCGACTCCGCCTGTATGATCCCGCCGCGCTCGCTCGGCGACGAGACGCTCGGCCGGGTGCGCGAGGTGACGGAGGACATCGCCCGCGCGCTCGACACGGTCGGCCTGCTCAACGTCCAGCTCGCGGTGACGGGCGTCGACGACCCCGAGGCCGACAGCGAGGTGTACGTGTTGGAGGCGAACCCGCGCTCCTCGCGGACGGTCCCGTTCGTCTCGAAGGCGACGGGCGTCCCCATCGCGAAGCTGGCGGCGAAGGTGATGACCGACGACCTCACGCTCGCCGACCTCGACGTCGACGAGCAGATCCCGGAGCACCGCTCCGTGAAGGAGGTCGTCCTCCCGTTCGACCGCCTGCCGGGATCGGACCCGCGGCTCGGCCCGGAGATGAAGTCGACGGGCGAGGTGATGGGCACGGCCACCTCCTTCGGCAAGGCGTACGACAAGGCGCAGGACTCGACGGGCAAGCCGATCCCGGAGTCCGGCACCGCCGTCGTCGACCTCTCCGCCGAGGAGTTCCCCGACCCGGGCACCGAGGCGGGAGAGGCACTCGTCAGCGGCTACGCTGAGCACTTCGAACTCAGCGAGGCGACGGACCTGATCGAGGCGGCAAAGCGCGGCGACCTCGACCTGATCGTCTCGCGCCAGCGCGACCTGCTCGAAGTGGCGGTCGAAGAGGAGATCACCTACTTCTCGACGCACGCCTCCGCCAAGGCGGCGCTGGAGGCGCTCGACCACGCGGGCGACGACCTCGACGTGATGGCGGTCTCCGACCGGCCGAAGCGCGTCGCGGACTGGGGCGCTGCGGAGTAG
- a CDS encoding DUF5815 family protein — translation MSQPRVPGGDENALELPCGETIAVGELDLGMREYDCDCGEAHAVVMDVHPPERFLPDFLVDVLREAIETTSEEMPEFDTPHLLGVVLEEFPEAVVAHDASENADVGYAMAWVTDFDSRRLHEVVVELVVELMEHAVSHADDDEALSAFEQEMVEFDVSEFVEQYRAERDLEAEDPYA, via the coding sequence ATGTCTCAGCCCCGCGTCCCCGGCGGCGACGAGAACGCGCTGGAGCTGCCCTGCGGGGAGACGATCGCCGTCGGCGAACTGGACCTCGGGATGCGCGAGTACGACTGCGACTGCGGCGAGGCCCACGCGGTCGTGATGGACGTTCACCCGCCAGAGCGATTCCTCCCCGACTTTCTGGTCGACGTCCTCCGCGAGGCGATCGAGACGACCAGCGAGGAGATGCCGGAGTTCGACACGCCGCACCTCCTCGGCGTCGTCTTAGAGGAGTTTCCGGAAGCCGTCGTCGCCCACGACGCCAGCGAGAACGCCGACGTCGGGTACGCGATGGCGTGGGTGACCGACTTCGACTCCCGCCGGCTCCACGAAGTCGTCGTCGAACTCGTGGTCGAACTGATGGAACACGCCGTGAGCCACGCCGACGACGACGAGGCGCTGTCGGCGTTCGAACAGGAGATGGTCGAGTTCGACGTGAGCGAGTTCGTCGAGCAGTACCGCGCGGAGCGGGACCTCGAAGCCGAGGACCCGTACGCCTGA